Proteins encoded in a region of the Bradyrhizobium sp. CB3481 genome:
- a CDS encoding glycosyltransferase family 4 protein, translating to MELIVPIDDNLASDLQLIVPNLHRRYSGVTATNRMVAPKLARMYRAAWLGPHAPDGIGRMDLADLLKLWRRREPLIWHARRNDEMIAGILLRALGWPLRLVFTSAAQRHHKRLTRWLIRQMDAVIATSELSASFLQREATVVMHGVDTARYAPPADRATAFAESGLPGRYAIGCFGRVRAQKGTDVFVEAMCQLLPRYPDFTAVIVGAVVAEQQGFANALKQKIEAAGLQSRIVITGELEIGEVQRWYQRLTIYAFTSRNEGFGLTLIEAMAAGAALVAARAGAAEFVVEDGVTGLLIPPGDAAALVAALEPLMRDPASANAMGERARTRVVEKFSLEAEANAIAAVYRTLD from the coding sequence ATGGAGCTGATAGTGCCGATCGACGACAATCTGGCCAGCGATTTGCAGCTGATCGTGCCGAATCTGCACCGGCGCTATTCCGGCGTCACCGCGACCAACCGGATGGTGGCGCCGAAACTCGCCCGGATGTACCGCGCGGCATGGCTCGGGCCGCATGCGCCTGACGGCATCGGGCGGATGGATCTTGCGGATCTGCTGAAGCTATGGCGCCGCCGCGAGCCCCTGATCTGGCATGCCCGGCGCAATGACGAGATGATCGCGGGCATCCTGCTGCGCGCGCTCGGCTGGCCCTTGAGGCTGGTGTTCACGTCGGCGGCGCAGCGTCATCACAAGCGGCTGACGCGCTGGCTGATCCGGCAGATGGATGCCGTGATCGCCACCTCCGAATTGTCGGCGTCCTTTCTGCAGCGCGAGGCGACGGTGGTGATGCACGGCGTCGACACGGCACGCTACGCGCCGCCGGCCGATCGCGCCACGGCGTTTGCGGAATCGGGGCTGCCGGGACGTTACGCGATCGGCTGCTTCGGACGGGTGCGTGCGCAAAAGGGGACGGACGTCTTCGTCGAGGCGATGTGCCAGCTGTTGCCGCGATACCCGGATTTTACCGCCGTCATCGTCGGCGCGGTCGTGGCGGAGCAGCAGGGATTTGCGAATGCCCTGAAGCAAAAGATCGAGGCCGCCGGCTTGCAATCGCGCATCGTCATCACCGGCGAGCTCGAGATCGGGGAAGTGCAGCGCTGGTATCAGCGGCTGACGATCTACGCCTTTACTTCGCGCAACGAAGGCTTTGGGTTGACGCTGATCGAGGCGATGGCGGCCGGCGCGGCGCTGGTTGCGGCGCGCGCCGGGGCCGCCGAATTCGTGGTCGAGGATGGCGTGACCGGCCTATTGATCCCACCAGGCGATGCCGCCGCGCTGGTCGCCGCGCTGGAGCCCCTGATGCGCGATCCGGCATCGGCGAATGCCATGGGTGAGCGGGCACGGACGCGCGTCGTGGAAAAGTTCAGCCTGGAAGCGGAAGCGAATGCGATCGCCGCGGTCTATCGCACGCTGGATTGA
- a CDS encoding MBOAT family O-acyltransferase gives MLFSSYTFLLFLPLAIAALAVATRFGQRTLLVTLLALSLLFYGWFRADYILILIVSAAVNFYLAALIERTARPSVFWFGVVFNVALLAIFKYADFLVWNFDIVFRQQFALPNIVLPLALSFITFEQISFLSDVRSKKAHKGDFLRYLVFVTFFPKLIAGPIIRFREMAPQLAQAGVRYKEQIFTGLCIFCFALFKKVVIADNLALVVDPTVVRLQDGLVRPLDAIAALLAYSGQIYFDFSAYSEMALGVAWMLGVQLPVNFNSPYKATSIIEFWRRWHITLSSFLRDYIYFPLGGGRLGARRTAANLLIVMLIGGLWHGAAWTFVAWGFVHGVALVANHQVRQLPIVQRLDEHRAFGFGAWALSMTIVLIAWALFRSPDFATSGRWLLSIVANADNIAATTGPPDHWLVVVATLWALLLPNLPGIFRVAADRDAIDWTAPPGIPLPPVWVSSAAAIALLASLIGMARNQPNAFIYFQF, from the coding sequence ATGCTGTTCTCCAGTTACACCTTCCTTCTGTTCCTGCCGCTCGCCATCGCGGCGCTCGCGGTGGCCACCCGGTTCGGCCAGCGCACGCTGCTTGTAACCCTTTTGGCGCTCTCTCTGCTGTTCTACGGCTGGTTTCGCGCCGACTACATCCTGATCCTGATCGTTTCGGCCGCCGTCAATTTCTATCTCGCTGCACTCATCGAGCGGACCGCCCGCCCTTCGGTGTTCTGGTTCGGCGTCGTCTTCAACGTCGCACTTCTCGCCATCTTCAAATATGCCGACTTCCTCGTCTGGAACTTCGATATCGTTTTTCGTCAGCAATTCGCGCTACCGAACATCGTTCTTCCGCTTGCGTTGTCGTTCATCACGTTCGAGCAGATTTCATTCCTGTCGGATGTTCGCTCCAAGAAAGCCCACAAGGGCGACTTCCTGCGCTACCTGGTTTTCGTAACCTTTTTCCCGAAGCTGATCGCAGGTCCGATCATACGGTTTCGCGAGATGGCGCCGCAGCTCGCGCAGGCCGGGGTGCGCTACAAGGAGCAAATCTTCACCGGCCTGTGCATCTTTTGCTTCGCCTTGTTCAAGAAAGTTGTCATAGCGGACAACCTCGCTTTGGTCGTCGACCCAACCGTCGTTCGGCTGCAGGACGGCCTTGTGAGGCCGCTGGATGCGATCGCGGCGCTATTGGCCTATAGCGGACAGATCTATTTCGATTTCTCGGCATATTCGGAGATGGCATTGGGCGTGGCATGGATGCTCGGCGTTCAATTGCCGGTCAATTTCAACTCGCCCTATAAAGCCACCTCGATCATCGAGTTCTGGCGGCGCTGGCATATTACCCTGTCATCGTTCCTCAGGGACTACATCTACTTTCCGCTCGGAGGCGGTCGCCTCGGCGCCCGCCGGACCGCGGCAAATCTCTTGATCGTGATGTTGATCGGCGGCCTTTGGCACGGCGCCGCCTGGACCTTTGTGGCATGGGGATTCGTCCACGGCGTTGCATTGGTGGCGAACCATCAAGTCAGGCAATTACCAATCGTCCAGCGCCTCGATGAGCACCGGGCATTTGGTTTCGGCGCGTGGGCCCTATCAATGACCATCGTTCTCATCGCCTGGGCGCTGTTCAGATCACCCGACTTCGCAACATCAGGACGATGGCTGCTCTCGATTGTGGCCAATGCCGACAACATAGCTGCGACCACGGGTCCGCCGGATCATTGGCTGGTTGTCGTCGCAACGCTCTGGGCGCTGCTGCTGCCCAACCTTCCAGGGATTTTCCGCGTTGCAGCCGACCGCGACGCGATCGACTGGACTGCGCCGCCGGGCATACCACTGCCGCCCGTCTGGGTATCCTCGGCGGCGGCGATTGCCCTCCTGGCCTCTCTGATCGGAATGGCGCGGAATCAGCCAAATGCATTCATCTACTTCCAGTTTTAG
- the waaF gene encoding lipopolysaccharide heptosyltransferase II, translated as MNSNSHNGIKMEDSADTRPILIVPYMWIGDFVRGHTVVRVLKERWPNRPVDLLVTPLCAPLVDYMPGVRAGIVFDLPRSRLALTKQRGLAHELHARNYGTALVLPRTWKAAIAPALAGIPERVGFFGEARVGLINRMRWGEKTLPRFIDKNAALALPDGAPLPPEWPVPQLAVPPEQTARWRQENGLGTAPAVALGPGSVGASKRWTYYPQAARLLIERGIDVWVVGGPGEKTLAQEIITATGGKARDLTGTDLRNGILAMAAAGVAISNDSGLMHIAAAIGTPTMGIFGPTSPYLWAPLNGLAATVLQTKTELSCQPCQRTTCTMNDHRCMRDIDPSYVVDVAHRLLVAGRAP; from the coding sequence ATGAATTCAAATTCACACAATGGGATCAAAATGGAAGATAGCGCCGACACCCGGCCTATCCTGATTGTTCCCTATATGTGGATTGGCGATTTCGTCCGCGGCCATACCGTGGTGCGGGTCCTGAAGGAGCGCTGGCCGAATCGCCCGGTCGACCTCCTGGTCACCCCCCTCTGCGCACCGCTGGTCGATTATATGCCCGGTGTCCGGGCGGGCATCGTCTTCGACCTGCCCCGCAGCCGGCTGGCGCTGACCAAACAACGCGGTCTCGCCCACGAACTGCACGCGCGCAACTATGGAACCGCCCTGGTCCTGCCCCGCACCTGGAAGGCGGCGATTGCACCCGCACTGGCCGGGATCCCCGAGCGCGTCGGCTTTTTTGGCGAGGCACGAGTCGGGCTCATTAACCGGATGCGCTGGGGCGAAAAGACCCTGCCCCGCTTCATCGACAAGAACGCCGCGCTGGCGCTGCCCGACGGCGCGCCGCTGCCGCCGGAATGGCCGGTGCCGCAGCTTGCCGTGCCGCCGGAACAGACCGCCCGCTGGCGGCAGGAAAACGGGCTCGGCACGGCCCCGGCCGTGGCGCTCGGCCCCGGCTCGGTCGGCGCCTCGAAGCGCTGGACCTATTATCCACAGGCCGCCCGGCTCCTGATCGAGCGCGGCATCGACGTCTGGGTGGTCGGCGGCCCCGGCGAAAAGACGCTGGCGCAGGAGATCATCACTGCCACCGGCGGCAAGGCCCGCGATCTCACCGGCACTGACCTGCGCAACGGTATCCTGGCGATGGCGGCGGCCGGCGTCGCGATCTCGAACGATTCCGGCCTGATGCACATCGCGGCGGCGATCGGCACGCCCACCATGGGCATATTCGGCCCAACCAGCCCCTATCTCTGGGCGCCGCTGAACGGCCTTGCCGCCACAGTCCTTCAAACCAAGACGGAGCTATCCTGCCAGCCGTGCCAACGCACCACGTGCACGATGAACGATCACCGCTGCATGCGCGATATCGATCCCTCTTACGTGGTCGATGTGGCGCATCGCCTGCTGGTGGCCGGGCGCGCGCCTTGA
- the ahcY gene encoding adenosylhomocysteinase, with the protein MNAPTKPGFTDYIVKDISLADFGRKEISLAETEMPGLMATREEYGPKQPLKGARIAGSLHMTIQTAVLIETLAALGADIRWVSCNIYSTQDHAAAAIAAAGIPVFAVKGETLAEYWDYTAKLFDWHGGGTPNMILDDGGDATMLVHAGYRAEQGDTAFLDKPTSEEEEIFYALVKRLLKEKPKGYFAEIAKNIKGVSEETTTGVHRLYEMANKGTLLFPAINVNDSVTKSKFDNLYGCRESLVDGIRRGTDVMMSGKIAMVAGFGDVGKGSAASLRQAGCRVMVSEVDPICALQAAMEGYEVVTMEDAAPRADIFVTATGNKDIITIDHMRAMKDRAIVCNIGHFDNEIQIAGLRNLKWTNIKPQVDEIEFPDKHRIILLSEGRLVNLGNAMGHPSFVMSASFTNQTLAQIELFANNKNGKYEKKVYVLPKTLDEKVARLHLAKIGVKLTELRKDQADYIGVKQEGPYKSDHYRY; encoded by the coding sequence ATGAACGCCCCGACCAAGCCCGGCTTCACCGACTACATCGTCAAGGACATTTCGCTCGCCGATTTCGGCCGCAAGGAGATCTCGCTGGCCGAGACCGAAATGCCCGGCCTGATGGCGACGCGCGAGGAATACGGCCCCAAACAACCCTTGAAGGGCGCGCGCATCGCCGGCTCCCTGCACATGACGATCCAGACCGCGGTCCTGATCGAGACGCTGGCCGCGCTCGGCGCCGACATCCGCTGGGTCTCGTGCAACATCTATTCGACGCAGGACCACGCCGCCGCCGCGATCGCGGCTGCCGGCATTCCGGTGTTCGCCGTAAAGGGCGAAACGCTCGCCGAATATTGGGACTACACCGCAAAGCTGTTCGACTGGCACGGCGGCGGCACGCCCAACATGATCCTCGACGATGGCGGCGACGCCACCATGCTGGTGCATGCCGGCTACCGCGCTGAGCAGGGCGACACCGCCTTCCTCGACAAGCCGACGTCGGAGGAAGAGGAAATCTTCTATGCGTTGGTCAAGCGCCTGTTGAAGGAGAAGCCGAAGGGCTACTTCGCGGAGATCGCCAAGAACATCAAGGGCGTCTCGGAGGAGACCACCACGGGCGTGCATCGCCTCTACGAGATGGCGAACAAGGGCACGCTGCTGTTCCCGGCGATCAACGTCAACGACAGCGTCACCAAGTCGAAATTCGACAACCTCTATGGCTGCCGCGAGTCGCTGGTCGACGGCATCCGCCGCGGCACCGACGTCATGATGTCCGGCAAGATCGCGATGGTCGCCGGCTTCGGTGACGTCGGCAAGGGCTCGGCCGCCTCGCTGCGCCAGGCCGGGTGCCGCGTCATGGTCTCCGAAGTCGATCCGATCTGCGCGCTGCAGGCGGCGATGGAAGGCTATGAGGTCGTGACCATGGAAGACGCCGCGCCGCGCGCCGACATCTTCGTCACCGCGACCGGCAACAAGGACATCATCACCATCGACCACATGCGTGCGATGAAGGATCGCGCCATCGTCTGCAACATCGGCCACTTCGACAATGAGATCCAGATCGCGGGCCTACGTAACCTGAAGTGGACCAACATCAAGCCGCAGGTCGACGAGATCGAATTCCCCGACAAGCACCGTATCATCTTGCTCTCGGAAGGCCGCTTGGTGAATCTCGGCAACGCCATGGGCCATCCGTCCTTCGTGATGTCGGCCTCGTTCACCAACCAGACGCTGGCGCAGATCGAATTGTTCGCCAACAACAAGAACGGCAAATACGAGAAGAAGGTCTACGTGCTGCCGAAGACGCTGGACGAGAAGGTCGCGCGCCTGCATCTCGCCAAGATCGGCGTCAAGCTGACCGAACTTCGCAAGGACCAGGCCGATTATATCGGCGTCAAGCAGGAAGGTCCGTACAAGTCGGATCACTACCGCTACTGA
- the galE gene encoding UDP-glucose 4-epimerase GalE, which yields MTVLVTGGAGYIGSHTVHALVDAGESVVVIDNLSTGFSSLLPRTVPLFIGDAGDENLVENVIAQHRVESIIHFAGSVVVPDSMRDPLGYYRNNTMTTRSLLNAAVKAGINSFIFSSTAAVYGNPDQVPVPEYAPTRPMSPYGSSKLMTEIMLHDTASAHDMKYVVLRYFNVAGADPEGRCGLSTVGATHLLKIAVEAATGQRAKVDVYGTDYPTPDGSCIRDFIHVSDLADAHRAALTYLRDGGGSITLNCGYGRGYSVKETIEAVRRVSMRNFAVSYAPRRPGDIMTMVADTSRIRSVLDWTPHYDNLETIAGHALTWEKRLFSERGGHPQQAESA from the coding sequence ATGACCGTGCTCGTCACAGGTGGCGCCGGTTATATTGGAAGTCATACGGTTCATGCGCTGGTGGACGCCGGCGAAAGCGTCGTCGTGATCGACAATCTGTCGACCGGATTTTCCTCGCTGTTGCCCCGCACCGTTCCGTTGTTCATCGGCGATGCCGGTGACGAAAACCTCGTCGAGAACGTGATCGCGCAGCACCGCGTCGAGAGCATCATTCATTTCGCGGGCTCCGTGGTGGTACCGGATTCGATGCGCGATCCGCTGGGCTATTACCGCAACAACACCATGACCACCCGCAGCCTGCTGAATGCGGCAGTGAAGGCCGGCATCAACAGCTTCATCTTCTCGTCGACGGCGGCCGTCTACGGCAATCCCGACCAGGTGCCGGTGCCGGAATATGCGCCGACGCGGCCGATGTCGCCATACGGCTCCTCCAAGCTGATGACCGAGATCATGCTGCATGACACAGCCAGCGCGCATGACATGAAGTATGTCGTGTTGCGCTATTTCAACGTCGCCGGCGCCGACCCGGAAGGCCGCTGCGGCCTCTCGACCGTCGGCGCGACGCATCTGCTCAAGATCGCGGTCGAGGCCGCCACCGGCCAGCGCGCCAAGGTCGACGTCTACGGCACGGACTATCCGACGCCGGACGGAAGCTGTATCCGCGACTTCATCCATGTCAGCGATCTCGCCGACGCCCATCGCGCCGCTCTGACATACCTCCGTGACGGCGGCGGCTCGATCACGCTGAACTGCGGCTACGGCCGCGGCTATTCGGTTAAAGAGACCATCGAGGCGGTGCGCCGCGTCTCCATGCGCAATTTCGCGGTTTCCTATGCGCCGCGCCGCCCCGGCGACATCATGACCATGGTCGCCGATACCAGCCGCATCCGCTCGGTGCTGGACTGGACGCCGCACTACGACAACCTGGAGACCATTGCCGGCCACGCGCTGACCTGGGAGAAGCGGCTGTTCTCAGAGCGCGGCGGCCATCCGCAGCAGGCGGAATCGGCCTGA
- a CDS encoding ABC transporter ATP-binding protein, whose amino-acid sequence MTELPKKITDDPYGAAILIRRLFAEQGLAYWRRYLLAFSLMGIAAATTAGSAYLLGEVINKAYVDKDVRGIALLSLVTIVIFTIKGAATYGHTVILSQIGNAILANNQRALFAKLMSENIAFFSERHSSEFLARLTAGATAVTQVLNLLINAIGRDLLSLIALVIVMVMTDPLMALLGFAVAPPAMIVLRKLVKRIKGLAHNQFSGTADIMETMQESLQGIRTVKAFTLEQAMRERIDASIAAVERNANKMARVSNRSSPLMETLGGFAIAGGLMYGGYRVVAMGAPPGQFFSFLTAFLLAYEPAKRLARLNIELNSNLIGARKLLEIVDSPPSEPDDSSKPPLKLTDARVEFRDVTFGYRPSEPVLNRMNFVAEPGKTTALVGPSGGGKSTVLALLLRLYEVGQGDIQIDGQNISSVSRRSLRRQSGYVGQDVYLFRDTIGANIAFGKEDATQDEIVAAAKAACAHDFIMGFPLGYDTPVGEHGTQLSGGQRQRIAVARALIRNAPIILLDEATAALDSESEKAVQEAIDHLCQNRTTIVIAHRLHTIMHADAILVVEGGEIVERGQHDDLLRRGGRYASFFRLQQRDAGHPSLAPVSATA is encoded by the coding sequence ATGACCGAACTTCCAAAGAAAATCACGGACGACCCCTATGGCGCGGCGATCCTGATTCGGCGCCTATTCGCCGAACAGGGGCTCGCCTATTGGCGGCGCTATCTGCTCGCCTTTTCGCTGATGGGCATTGCGGCGGCGACCACCGCCGGTTCCGCCTACCTGCTCGGCGAGGTCATCAACAAGGCCTATGTCGACAAGGATGTGCGCGGGATCGCGCTGCTGTCGCTGGTCACCATCGTCATCTTCACGATCAAGGGCGCGGCGACCTACGGGCATACCGTGATCCTTTCGCAGATCGGCAATGCGATCCTCGCCAACAACCAGCGGGCACTGTTCGCCAAGCTGATGAGCGAAAATATCGCGTTCTTCTCCGAGCGGCATTCCTCGGAATTCCTGGCGCGGCTGACCGCAGGCGCGACCGCGGTGACGCAGGTGCTCAATCTCCTGATCAATGCCATTGGCCGCGATTTGCTGTCGCTGATCGCGCTGGTCATCGTCATGGTGATGACCGATCCCCTGATGGCGCTGCTCGGCTTTGCGGTGGCGCCGCCCGCGATGATCGTGCTGCGCAAGCTCGTGAAGCGCATCAAGGGCCTTGCGCACAACCAGTTCTCCGGCACCGCCGATATCATGGAGACGATGCAGGAATCGCTGCAGGGCATCCGTACCGTGAAAGCCTTTACGCTCGAACAGGCGATGCGCGAGCGGATCGACGCCAGCATCGCTGCGGTCGAGCGCAACGCCAACAAGATGGCGCGGGTTTCCAACCGCTCAAGCCCCTTGATGGAAACCCTCGGCGGCTTTGCGATCGCCGGCGGCCTGATGTATGGCGGCTACCGCGTGGTCGCGATGGGCGCTCCGCCCGGCCAGTTCTTTTCGTTCCTGACCGCGTTCCTGCTGGCCTATGAGCCTGCCAAGCGGCTGGCCCGGCTGAACATCGAGCTCAACAGCAACCTGATCGGCGCGCGCAAGCTGCTCGAAATCGTCGACAGCCCGCCGAGCGAGCCCGACGACAGCAGCAAGCCGCCCTTGAAGCTCACTGACGCCCGGGTCGAGTTCCGCGACGTCACCTTCGGCTACCGGCCGAGTGAGCCGGTGCTCAATCGCATGAATTTTGTCGCCGAGCCCGGCAAGACCACGGCGCTGGTCGGCCCATCCGGCGGCGGAAAATCCACCGTGCTCGCGCTCCTGCTGCGGCTCTACGAAGTGGGCCAGGGCGACATCCAGATCGACGGCCAAAACATATCGAGCGTGTCGCGGCGGTCGCTGCGCCGGCAGAGCGGCTATGTCGGGCAGGACGTCTACCTGTTCCGCGACACGATCGGCGCCAACATCGCCTTCGGCAAGGAGGACGCCACCCAGGATGAGATCGTCGCAGCCGCGAAAGCGGCCTGCGCGCATGATTTCATTATGGGCTTTCCGCTCGGCTACGACACCCCCGTCGGCGAGCATGGCACGCAGCTTTCCGGCGGCCAGCGCCAGCGCATCGCGGTGGCGCGGGCGCTGATCCGCAACGCGCCGATCATCCTGCTCGATGAAGCGACCGCGGCGCTGGATTCGGAATCGGAAAAGGCGGTGCAGGAGGCGATCGACCATCTCTGCCAGAACCGCACCACCATCGTGATCGCCCACCGCCTGCACACCATCATGCACGCCGACGCGATCCTGGTGGTCGAAGGCGGCGAGATCGTCGAGCGCGGCCAGCACGACGATTTGCTGCGCCGCGGCGGCCGCTACGCCTCGTTCTTCCGTCTGCAGCAGCGCGATGCAGGTCACCCCAGTCTGGCGCCGGTCAGCGCAACCGCGTAA
- a CDS encoding EthD family reductase, whose translation MIKVSVMYPNTPGGRFDHDYYRDKHMPLVKARMGDACKYYTIDKGLAGGAPGAPATYVGMCHIFCDSIEAFQTGFGPHAKEIMADIPNYTDQSPVIQISEVVVGH comes from the coding sequence ATGATCAAGGTCAGCGTAATGTATCCCAACACACCGGGCGGACGCTTCGATCACGACTATTATCGCGACAAGCATATGCCGCTGGTGAAGGCGCGCATGGGCGACGCCTGCAAATACTACACCATCGATAAGGGCCTCGCCGGCGGGGCCCCCGGCGCTCCTGCCACCTATGTCGGCATGTGCCACATCTTCTGCGACTCGATCGAGGCGTTCCAGACCGGCTTCGGACCGCACGCCAAGGAGATCATGGCCGACATCCCGAACTATACCGACCAGTCCCCGGTGATCCAGATCAGCGAAGTCGTCGTCGGCCATTAG
- a CDS encoding ACT domain-containing protein: MSGERDLAKLLQNMKPEMHEDVFVFCSVSSDERIPPPLSPVHIFREREGISFVVQREEAESAALPYQFASRLITLTVHSSLGAVGFLATVTARLAEAGIGVNAVSAFHHDHLFVPEHRADEALQLLQNMSKLS, translated from the coding sequence ATGTCGGGCGAACGCGATCTCGCAAAATTGCTGCAGAATATGAAGCCCGAGATGCACGAAGACGTCTTCGTGTTCTGCAGCGTTTCGAGCGACGAAAGGATTCCCCCACCCCTCAGCCCGGTGCACATCTTCCGCGAACGCGAAGGAATAAGCTTCGTGGTGCAGCGTGAGGAAGCCGAGAGCGCCGCGCTCCCCTATCAGTTTGCATCGCGGCTGATCACGCTGACCGTTCATTCCTCACTTGGGGCGGTCGGCTTTCTGGCAACAGTCACCGCTCGCCTGGCGGAGGCCGGCATCGGCGTGAATGCGGTATCGGCCTTTCATCACGACCATTTGTTCGTGCCGGAGCACAGAGCCGATGAGGCTCTGCAGCTGCTACAGAATATGTCGAAGCTGTCGTAG
- a CDS encoding fumarylacetoacetate hydrolase family protein, translating into MNAASYVIPAPPQASLPVVGETGVYPVRRIWCVGRNYLEHIREMGNDERAPPFFFAKHADMLVPDGATIPYPPLTKDLHHEVELIVAMKSGGLNIPTEKALDHVYGYAVGIDLTRRDLQIASRKKERPWEIGKSFDYSAPCSAIQPASKIGHPTKGKIWLTVNGKEAQKGDLTELIWNVPEIIWQLSQQVKLAAGDIIMTGTPAGVSQLQPGDKLECGVDGVGTLKVNIGAAE; encoded by the coding sequence ATGAACGCAGCTTCCTACGTCATACCAGCTCCTCCGCAAGCCTCGCTTCCCGTCGTCGGCGAAACCGGCGTCTATCCGGTCCGCCGGATCTGGTGTGTCGGGCGCAACTATCTCGAGCACATCCGCGAGATGGGCAATGACGAGCGCGCCCCGCCGTTCTTCTTCGCCAAGCATGCCGACATGCTGGTGCCCGATGGCGCCACGATCCCCTATCCGCCGCTGACCAAGGACCTGCATCACGAGGTCGAGCTGATCGTCGCAATGAAGAGCGGCGGCCTCAACATTCCGACCGAGAAGGCGCTCGACCATGTCTACGGCTACGCCGTCGGCATCGACCTCACCCGCCGCGACCTGCAGATCGCCTCGCGCAAGAAGGAGCGTCCGTGGGAAATCGGCAAGTCGTTCGACTACTCCGCGCCCTGCTCGGCGATCCAGCCGGCGTCCAAGATCGGCCACCCCACCAAGGGCAAGATCTGGCTGACCGTGAACGGCAAGGAAGCGCAAAAGGGCGACCTCACCGAACTGATCTGGAACGTGCCTGAAATCATCTGGCAGCTCTCGCAGCAGGTAAAACTCGCCGCCGGCGACATCATCATGACGGGCACGCCCGCGGGCGTGTCCCAGCTCCAACCCGGCGACAAGCTCGAATGCGGCGTCGACGGCGTCGGCACGCTGAAGGTGAATATCGGCGCGGCGGAATAG
- a CDS encoding NAD(P)/FAD-dependent oxidoreductase encodes MIDTAEHFDVLIVGAGLSGIGAGYHLQEKCPGKSYVILEGRDCIGGTWDLFRYPGIRSDSDMYTLGYSFRPWTEPKAIADGPRILNYVRQTATENGIDKHIRFRHRVKRASWSSPDSRWTVEAERIVGEGATETVRFTCNFLFMCSGYYKYEEGYTPEFSGTADFAGQIVHPQKWPENLDYAGKRVVVIGSGATAVTLVPEMAKTAAHVTMLQRSPTYVVARPAEDALANKLRKNLSAKLAYHLIRWRNVLFGMYFFQLCRRKPERAKQLILGGVKMALGPEYDVAKHFTPRYNPWEQRLCLVPDGDLFKSIRDKRASVVTNEIDTFTKRGIRLKDGSELEADIIVTATGLVLQVVGGLEVSVDGRTIDFARTLNYKGMMYSDIPNMASAFGYTNASWTLKCDLTCEYVCRLINYMDRNGYKQCMPHNVDPEVTELPSLDFSSGYVQRSIAKLPKQGSKRPWRLYQNYALDIVTLRYGKVDDGVMQYS; translated from the coding sequence ATGATCGATACGGCAGAGCATTTCGACGTCCTCATCGTCGGCGCCGGACTTTCCGGCATCGGCGCGGGCTATCACCTGCAGGAGAAGTGTCCCGGCAAGAGCTATGTGATCCTCGAGGGACGCGACTGCATCGGCGGCACCTGGGATCTGTTTCGCTATCCCGGCATCCGCTCCGACAGCGACATGTACACGCTTGGCTATTCGTTCCGCCCCTGGACAGAGCCAAAGGCAATCGCCGACGGGCCGCGCATCCTGAACTATGTGCGGCAGACCGCGACCGAGAACGGCATCGACAAGCACATCCGCTTCCGCCATCGCGTCAAACGCGCATCCTGGTCGTCGCCGGATTCGCGCTGGACGGTGGAAGCCGAGCGCATCGTCGGCGAGGGCGCGACCGAGACGGTACGCTTTACCTGCAATTTCCTCTTCATGTGCTCGGGTTATTACAAATACGAGGAAGGCTACACGCCGGAATTTTCCGGCACGGCGGATTTCGCCGGGCAGATCGTGCATCCGCAGAAATGGCCTGAGAATCTCGACTATGCGGGCAAGCGCGTGGTGGTGATCGGCTCTGGCGCAACAGCGGTGACGCTGGTGCCGGAGATGGCCAAGACCGCGGCGCACGTCACCATGCTGCAGCGCTCGCCGACCTATGTGGTGGCGCGGCCGGCGGAAGACGCGCTGGCCAACAAGCTGCGCAAAAATCTTTCCGCAAAGCTCGCCTATCACCTGATCCGCTGGCGCAACGTGCTGTTCGGCATGTATTTCTTCCAGCTCTGCCGCCGCAAGCCGGAACGCGCCAAGCAGCTGATCCTCGGCGGCGTCAAGATGGCGCTGGGACCGGAATACGACGTGGCTAAACATTTCACGCCGCGTTACAATCCGTGGGAGCAGCGGCTCTGCCTGGTACCGGACGGCGATCTCTTCAAGTCGATCCGCGACAAGCGCGCTTCAGTCGTCACCAATGAGATCGACACCTTCACTAAACGCGGCATCAGGCTGAAGGATGGCAGCGAGCTCGAGGCCGACATCATCGTCACTGCGACCGGGCTCGTGCTGCAGGTGGTTGGCGGCCTTGAGGTCAGCGTCGACGGCCGCACCATCGATTTCGCGCGGACGCTGAACTACAAGGGCATGATGTATTCGGACATTCCGAACATGGCCTCGGCGTTTGGCTACACCAATGCGTCCTGGACGCTGAAATGCGATCTGACCTGCGAGTATGTCTGTCGTCTCATCAACTACATGGACCGGAACGGCTACAAGCAGTGCATGCCGCATAATGTCGATCCTGAGGTGACGGAACTGCCCTCGCTCGATTTCTCGTCCGGCTACGTGCAGCGCTCGATCGCGAAACTGCCCAAGCAGGGCTCGAAGCGGCCGTGGCGGCTGTACCAGAACTATGCGCTCGACATCGTCACGCTTCGCTACGGCAAAGTCGATGACGGCGTGATGCAGTATTCGTGA